Genomic DNA from Peribacillus simplex:
TCGGTGAGAATGAAGTAATGAAAGAGCGTAAGCAGATTGCGAAGAAACTTGCCCTGTCTGAGCATCCAATTTTGATTCAGGGAGAGACAGGAACAGGAAAAGAGCTGTTTGCTCATGCGATTCATGAGCATTCATTGCGAAAAAACGGGCCGTTTCTAGCGGTCAACTGCAGTGCTTTAACAGAAACTTTACTTGAAAGTGAATTGTTTGGTTACGAAGAAGGGGCATTTACAGGGGCACAAAGGGGAGGCAGGAAAGGACTGTTTGAAATGGCGGATAACGGGACTATCTTTTTGGATGAAATTGGTGACATAAGTCTCACTGTTCAATCCCATCTGCTTCGCGTTCTTCAGGAGGGTGAAATCCGCAGAATTGGCGGCAAGAGAATCATTCCCATTAATGTTAGGGTGATTACCGCGACGAATAAAAACCTTCATGATAAGATGCGGGACGGTTCATTCAGAACAGACTTGTTTTACCGTCTGAATGTACTCAATCTTTACATACCGTCACTTAAAGAGAGAAGAGCGGATATTCCACTTTTGATAAAGCATCTCATCACAAAAAGCGGGAAGTGGGTAAAAGTAGAGCAAGACGTTCTGGAGTATTTCATGCAATACGAATGGCCCGGCAACATAAGGGAACTTAAAAGCACGATTGATTATATGCTGACGGTTTGTGAGGGGAATGTCGTGACGAAGAGTGACCTTCCGTTCATGCACGGGCATGCGGAAGACGGTGTTACGGCAGATTATCCCGTCTGTGAAAGTATGCTGGAAATTCAGGAGCGCACTTTCATCTTGGAAGTAATCAAGCGATGCAACGATAAAGGAAAAGCGGCAAGCAGAGAACTGATTTCTGGTCAGAGTCAAGAATCGGGCTTTGTCTTGTCCCCTCAGCAAATCCGCCGCCGCTTGGATATTTTGGAAATCGAAGGATTTGTCGTCAAAGGAAGAGGAAGGGCCGGCACCAAGATCACCGCTGAGGGAATGGAGTATTTATATTTTCTTAAGTCAAAGCATGCTATGCATGGATATAATTAGTCACTATGCGGACCATGTCATGCAATATTACAACAGTGAAAATGGCAGCGTTGTTGTCATGGGGGACGGTTCGCAACCTTTTGATGTAGAGGAAGTCCGTAACATCATGAAACAGTACCTCAGCCGACCCTATGTATGGGGAGGCAGGACACCAGCAGCAGGAGGATTTGACTGCAGTGGCTGCTGGAATGTGCTTTTGCACAGGTAGGCATGGATATGTACGGGACAGCTCAATCGCAGTACAACAAACAAAGCCGGTGTCTGAAGACCAAATAAAACTGGGTGACCTCGTATTTTTCTCCACCTATAAGCCAGGGGGCTTCGCACGTTGGCATGTATGTGGGGAACGGTCAATTTATCAATGCCAATAGCAGTGGTGGTACTTCTTATTCGTCCGTTGAAGAATGGAAAAACTTATATCCCTTCCTAGGTTTTAGACGGATCTAGAAATGAGGGTGCAGGGCATGGAGCCAACCCAAAAGAAAAATCTATTATGCTTAATGATGGTATTGGTCGCTGCTGCTTTGGTTATTATGTACATTTTTAGTTTGCGGTCACAGCTGCAAGAAGTTAGAGCCAACCAGGGGAACTATGAAGAACAGATTCAATCCCTATTCTCTATTCAAAACACGGATGCCTTAAAGATGAATCGTGAGTTTCTCGAAAGCTTTTCCACCTATCAAACCACTGCCGTACGATATAAAAAGGTTGAACCATTCATGACTGATCAAGGGTTCA
This window encodes:
- a CDS encoding NlpC/P60 family protein codes for the protein MTSYFSPPISQGASHVGMYVGNGQFINANSSGGTSYSSVEEWKNLYPFLGFRRI
- a CDS encoding sigma-54 interaction domain-containing protein, translating into MSKSSLTLIAGSSKTKEALQEQLEQLLGDYVYVKSHSTDEGIPRSLGDGIILYSSDAAYDKKEGMYSVNPERIIVGKRTVNHEYIVKLLRIPAGSAVLLVNDDDDATINLIESLYQLGVDHVQFIPFKKGMLYYENVQIAVSPGETHLCPSYIKEVIDIGVRLFDITTILEVVECCGLHKDISSKISERYISNIIELQRKLLYAERDAKQMSDHIQNVLGTVDDGILVVNEEGLITVFNNQLEALFHLDAKDVVNQYLEHVLNRRDIIDFIMGSNDESKFFNIDGVDVVIFRLQMMKENTIVATFKSVHQAFEIEKAAQREMRNQGFYSKYRFEDIIGENEVMKERKQIAKKLALSEHPILIQGETGTGKELFAHAIHEHSLRKNGPFLAVNCSALTETLLESELFGYEEGAFTGAQRGGRKGLFEMADNGTIFLDEIGDISLTVQSHLLRVLQEGEIRRIGGKRIIPINVRVITATNKNLHDKMRDGSFRTDLFYRLNVLNLYIPSLKERRADIPLLIKHLITKSGKWVKVEQDVLEYFMQYEWPGNIRELKSTIDYMLTVCEGNVVTKSDLPFMHGHAEDGVTADYPVCESMLEIQERTFILEVIKRCNDKGKAASRELISGQSQESGFVLSPQQIRRRLDILEIEGFVVKGRGRAGTKITAEGMEYLYFLKSKHAMHGYN